In Candidatus Margulisiibacteriota bacterium, the sequence AAAGGCGAGGGTGTTTTGCGATCTGAAGTCCTGAGTTTTTTGAGGAGTGGTTATTGCAGGCAATATGTCCAGTCCGTGCAGCCGGGAGACCAGTACCGGCTCGATGGGGGGCAGGGGGTTGTAAAGGTAATCTTTAAAATAATGAAGGTAGCAGAACTTAAAAAAAAGTCCTTCCCGGTAAGATATATTGACGTAAATGATTCGAAAATAGAAAAAATATCTGATGATACTAAAGCAATGGTTGATGATAAAAAGCGCAGAGGGAAAGACCGGTATTTGAAAATGGTCAATAATAATAAAATTAATAATAAAGGATAAAGGATATATCATGGTAAAAATAGTAATTATCGGATCAAATGGTATGCTCGGGTCTCGGTTCCTTTCTGATCACTCCAAGGACGACCATATTACCGGTATTGATTATCCTGATATGGATATTCGAAATATGGAATCAATTAAATCTTTATTATTAGAGATAAAACCGCACATAGTAATAAATTGTGCCGCATTTACTGATGTGGATAAATGTGAAATAATGAAAGATGAATCTTATGCTGTCAATGGCGAAGGACCTGGAAATATCGCAAAGGTGTGCAACGAAATAGATGCGGTCCTTGTCCACTTTTCAACGGACTATGTTTTTGACGGCTTAAAAAAAACAGCATATTGTGAGGATGATATTCCTAACCCGTTGTCAATTTACGGTAAGTCCAAGTTAGTGGGGGAAATGAATGTCCGCCGGTTTTGTTCTAAATATTTTATTATAAGAACGGCCTGGTTGTATGGCGAGAACGGGAAGAATTTTGTAAGAACGATTGTTGCTGCTGCTGATAAGAATCCATCTCTTAAAGTGGTTGCTGATCAGTTGGGTTCTCCGACGTACACGAAGGACCTGGTGGAAATATCAAAGAAGCTCATAAAGACAGAGAAATATGGAACCTACCATGTTACCAATGAAGGTAGTTGTAGCTGGTATGAATTTGCCGGTGCTATTTTTTCGTTTTTAGATAAGCAGGTATCTGTTGCTCCTTGTTCTACGGATGAGTATCCTCGACCGGCTTCAAGGCCAAAGAGCGGGATTTTATCGAAAAGCAAAATAAATTCATTGGACATATATATCCGGGATTGGAAAGATGGATTAAAAGAATATTTGCTTAATAGGGAGATAAATCTTTGAAAATACTAATAATAAGTAATGGAAATGGTGAAGATTTAATTGGTTCTATTCTTGCAAGAGAGATAAAAAAACAGTATGAAGAGGCTGAGATTTCCGTAATGCCGCTGGTGGGCCTTGGGAAATCATATGCAGGTATGGAGCTTACAATACTTGGCAAACCGAAAGAAATGCCAAGCGGAGGTTTCTTAACCTCAAAATCCGTGATTTTAAGAGATATTATGGCTGGTATGCTAATCCATCATGCCCGGCAGATGGCCATTTTATTAATGCAGAAAAATAAATTCGATAAGATTGTATGTATTGGCGATGTTTTCTGTTTATTGATGGGGGCTATTGCTAAGAAGAAGTGCCGGCTCTATTTTCTCCCCACTGCAAAGTCTAATTATATTGAGCGTCATTATCCCATAGAGAAGCAGCTGATCAAACGGTTTGCTACCAAAGTTTTTCCTCGAGACAATCTTACGGCCCAGAGTTTTCAAAACTATGGTGTGGACACTTATTTCTTTGGTAATGTCATGATGGATGCGATCCTTAAAAGTAATGTGAATTTTGATATCGCTGATGATGAGGTAGCTATCGGGATATTGCCTGGTTCTCGCAAAGAAGCTTATGAAAATTTCCAATCTATTCTGGATGTGCTGGTTTATTTATACCAGCATATTCGCAAGAGCGAACTCGAAGCCCGTTTTCTGGTTGCGGTAGCACCTACTATCAAGAAAGAAGATCTTGAAGAGATGTTGGTAGTCGAAGGCGCTGTGTTAAACCCGCGAAGATTTATTTTTACTGATAAGTTTGGAGATGTTCTCTCCCAGAGCAATTTTGTTATTGGTATGGCTGGTACTGCCAATGAGCAGGCAGCTGGATTCGGGAAACCTGTATTTACGTGGGAAGGCCGCGGTCCGCAGACTTGTAAAAAAAGGATTGAAGACCAAGGAAAATTGTTAGGTGAATCTTTGAT encodes:
- the rfbD gene encoding dTDP-4-dehydrorhamnose reductase, producing the protein MVKIVIIGSNGMLGSRFLSDHSKDDHITGIDYPDMDIRNMESIKSLLLEIKPHIVINCAAFTDVDKCEIMKDESYAVNGEGPGNIAKVCNEIDAVLVHFSTDYVFDGLKKTAYCEDDIPNPLSIYGKSKLVGEMNVRRFCSKYFIIRTAWLYGENGKNFVRTIVAAADKNPSLKVVADQLGSPTYTKDLVEISKKLIKTEKYGTYHVTNEGSCSWYEFAGAIFSFLDKQVSVAPCSTDEYPRPASRPKSGILSKSKINSLDIYIRDWKDGLKEYLLNREINL